The genomic region ATATCGATTCGGCGATGGCCGCGCGCTTCACCGACGCGCAGCTGTCGGCGATGAAGATCCGCGAGCGGATCACGGCGCTGGTCGAGGCGCGGCTCGATCTTCTGGCGGGCAATCGCGAGGCGCTGCGGCGAGCGCTTGCTATCCTGGCGATGCCGCAGAATGCGGCGCGCGCGGCGCGGCTCGGCTGGCGTTCGGCGGACCGGATGTGGCGGCTCGCGGGCGACACCGCGACCGATTACAACCATTATACCAAACGCGCGATTCTGGGCGGCGTCTATGCCGCGACGATCGCCGTGTTCGTCAACGACGAAAGCGAGGACTGGGTGGAGACGCGCGGCTTCCTCGGCCGGCGGATCGACGGCGTGATGCGGTTCGAAAAAGCCAAGGCGCGGCTGCTCGGCCGCGGCCAGCACCGGCCGAGCCTCTCGCGCTTCATTGGGCGGCTCCGCTATCCGGCGGTGTGACCGCTGCGACGCGCGCGAGACCGCGACTCCGCACAAAGCGCTTTGCAGCGCAGCGCGTTATTGATAATCAGTCGCAGCAATGGCCACTGCTCCCGCTCTCGACACCGTCCGCAGCCTGATCGACTTGCCGCGCCACTGCCCTGCCGCAGTGAATCGCGTCGATTGGCACGCGCTTTCCGAACCCGAAGCCCGGCGGCTCCGCGAGTTCGGGCTCGACGAAGGAATCGAAATCGCCTTGCTCCACCGTTCGGGCGTGTGGGGCGGCCCGGTCGGGGTGCGGATCGGGCGCATGACAGTGGCATTGCGGCGGCACGTGGCCGCCGCGATCCATGTTTCCGCGGACGGCGGCTGAGCCCATGAATCCTGCACCGCTGGTGGCCCTCGTCGGCAATCCCAATGCCGGCAAAAGCGCCCTGTTCAACGCACTGACCGGCGCCCGCCAGAAGGTGGGCAATTATCCCGGCGTAACGGTGGAGCGCCACGCAGGCCGCATGGCGCTTGCCGACGGTCGCCCGGTCGAGCTGGTCGACTTGCCCGGCACCTACAGCCTCGAGCCGTCGAGTCCCGACGAGCGCGTGACGCGCGACGTGGTGTTCGGGCGACAGGCGGGCGAGCGGCGGCCGGATGCGATCGTGGTGGTGGTGGACGCCGCCAACCTCGACAACCACCTGCGCTTCACGCTTCAGCTCATCGAACTGGGTCTGCCGGTGATCGTCGCGCTGAACATGGTGGATCTCGCCGAGCGCGACGGGTTGACGCTCGACGCGGCGGTGCTCGAACGCGAGCTGGGGGTGCCGGTGGTGCCGACCGTGGCGGTGCGCCGCCGCGGGCTCGAGCCGTTGCGCGAGCGGCTGGGCGAGCTGCTGCGCGCGCCGAACGCCAGGGCGCCTGCGCCCGATGCGGCTCCGCGCGATATTTCGTTGTTGCAGCGCCGCGCGCGGCAGATCGCCAAGGCCGCGACGGTTTCCGAAACCGCCGGCCGGCGCTGGTCCGCGCGCATCGATTCGGTCGTGCTGAATCCGGTGGCGGGGCCGCTGATCCTGCTCGCGCTGATGTTCGTGATGTTTCAGGCGGTGTTCGCCTGGTCCGAAGCGCCGATCGGCTGGATCGAATCGCTGGTCGGCTGGGTCGGCGAAACCGTGGCGGCGGCCCTGCCCGAGGGGCTGATCCGATCCGCGTTGGTCGACGGCGTGATCGAAGGCGTCGGCGCGGTCGTCGTCTTCCTGCCGCAGATCCTGATCCTGTTCCTCTTCATCCTGGTGCTGGAGGCGTCGGGCTATATGGTCCGCGCGGCGTTTCTGATGGACCGGCTGATGGCGGGCGTCGGCCTGTCGGGCCGGGCGTTCATTCCGC from Sphingosinithalassobacter sp. CS137 harbors:
- a CDS encoding COQ9 family protein, with protein sequence MAHPELNDATLDEVREALAPEVALNAAFDGWSAQAVAQAADTLGLDRDVAALAYPGGAVEMIDAWFAHIDSAMAARFTDAQLSAMKIRERITALVEARLDLLAGNREALRRALAILAMPQNAARAARLGWRSADRMWRLAGDTATDYNHYTKRAILGGVYAATIAVFVNDESEDWVETRGFLGRRIDGVMRFEKAKARLLGRGQHRPSLSRFIGRLRYPAV
- a CDS encoding FeoA family protein; the protein is MATAPALDTVRSLIDLPRHCPAAVNRVDWHALSEPEARRLREFGLDEGIEIALLHRSGVWGGPVGVRIGRMTVALRRHVAAAIHVSADGG
- the feoB gene encoding ferrous iron transporter B, whose amino-acid sequence is MNPAPLVALVGNPNAGKSALFNALTGARQKVGNYPGVTVERHAGRMALADGRPVELVDLPGTYSLEPSSPDERVTRDVVFGRQAGERRPDAIVVVVDAANLDNHLRFTLQLIELGLPVIVALNMVDLAERDGLTLDAAVLERELGVPVVPTVAVRRRGLEPLRERLGELLRAPNARAPAPDAAPRDISLLQRRARQIAKAATVSETAGRRWSARIDSVVLNPVAGPLILLALMFVMFQAVFAWSEAPIGWIESLVGWVGETVAAALPEGLIRSALVDGVIEGVGAVVVFLPQILILFLFILVLEASGYMVRAAFLMDRLMAGVGLSGRAFIPLLSSFACAVPGIMATRTISDERERLATILIAPLMTCSARLPVYTIIIAAFIPDTAVAPGVGLQGLVLFALYLFGIVGAMIAALLLRRTVTKGASSGFMMEMPKYQWPRPRDLVLGLWQRAEIFLKRAGGIILITTIVLWALLSFPQAPEGRSQVEYSIAGRIGGAIETVVAPIGFNRDIALALLPAMAAREVAVSAIATVYAIDDPEGAAGQADIRENLQTRWSLPTALAFLMWFVFAPQCISTIAITRRETNGWRWPLFMIGYLFALAYVAAGVTYWSARAIGL